Within the Thermosynechococcus sichuanensis E542 genome, the region CCATTTTTTGTAATTCTGTGGCCACGGCTTTGAGGCGATCGCTCTCCTTCACCCGCAGTTCTGCGGCATCGCGAATTTCTGTCACCCCCTCGGCAAAGGCAGCCGCCACGGCCAAAATGGGAATCTCATCAATCAAACGAGGAATTAATTCACCGCCAATACGGGTTCCCTTCAGCCTCGCTGATCGTACCCGCAGATCTGCCACGGGTTCGCCTGTAACGAGCCGCTCATTTTCAAGGGTAATTTTGGCTCCCATTGCCCAGAGAACGTCGAGAATGCCCGTGCGGGTGGGGTTGACGCCCACATTGGTCAGCACCAGTTCTGAATCAGGGGTAATGGAGGCGGCCACTAACCAAAAGGCGGCTGAACTGATGTCGCCAGGGACAATGACTGTTTGACCCTTTAAGACCGCAGGCCCTTCAAGACTGACTGTACAGGTGGCTTCATCCACGCTCAAACAGGCACCAAAGGCCTGAAGCATCCGTTCGCTGTGATCCCGTGAGCGGTGGGGTTCGCGAATAATGGTGGTGCCTTCGGTGTGGAGAGCGGCGAGCAATAGCGCTGATTTCACCTGAGCGGAGGCAATGGGACTGTAGTAGGTGATGGGTTCTAAGGGCTGTCCCAAAACGGCCAAGGGAGCACGGCTGTGGTGTTGACGCCCCCAAATCTGGGCACCCATCTGCAACAGGGGCGTGACGACCCGTGCCATGGGGCGCGATCGCAATGAGGCATCCCCGGTGAGCGCAAAAAAGCGACCTGTTTGCGCCGCCAATACCCCCAACAACAGCCGCATCGTCGTACCAGAATTACCGGCATTCAGTACATCCGCAGGTTCTTGGAGATGACCCATTCCCAAGCCTTGAACCGTGACTGCTGTGGGATTGAGATCTGAAATCTCGGCACCAAGGGCACGAAAACAGGCAGCGGTACTACAGGTATCTTCACCGACAAGCAGACCTGCAATATGGGTGGTGCCCTCTGCCATGGCTCCCAACATCAGGGCACGGTGGGAAATGGATTTATCTCCCGGTACTTGGAGGGTGCCCCGCAGGGGATGGCCATCGGCCTGAATTTGCCAAGTGTGGTTGGATGTAATCTGAATAACCGCCATGGGACATGTGGATAAAACCGCGTTCTCGATTGTCCCACGTCTGTTGCGCTATAGCCCCATCGAGCGCTTCAGTTCCTCGAGGGCAGTTTGCAATTCTAGGCGGCGAAACTCAGCTTCAATCGGATCATTGAGGTCACTGGTGATGCGCGGTGGCGGTGGGGGTGGCGGTGGGGGCGCACTGGCGGTAGGCACACGGTTCATGACTTCCTGCCGGCGATCGCGAATCTTTTGCAGAAGTTGCTGGGTCACGGGAATTTGATTAAGGGCATTGAGACGCTGCGTCCACAATTGCTCGCCGCGTTGGCGTAATTCGGCCTCCCGTTGCCGCGCCAATTCCACAAGGTCGGGACGTTGAGCTGCCATCGCCGTTTGGATGCGATCGCGCCAGCGGCGAATCTCAGAAACAAGGCCTAAAATCTGCTGCTCACAGGTATTGACTTCCTGTTGTAGCCCGACCAGCCGCTCTTGGGTTTCCCGTTCTTGATCCTCTAGCTCAAGGAGCAGCAAATTGAGTTCAAGCTGCGGATTGGCACGGATAAAGTCCTCGAGTTTTTGCTCTAGGAATGCATTCAAGTCGCGGAAAAAGCTCATGGCTGCCCCTTCTCTAGAAACTTTGGCCAACGGTGAGGGAGCGCACTTCCCCTTGACGCCGTAGCACTGCCCGCTGATTTTGAATCTGTACCAGTTGCCAGCCGTCGTTGCCAATTGTATCGCCCACACTCAAGCGCAGGGTTTGACCATTGCTTTGAAAAAGCGCCACTGAGCGATCGCCCAGTTCGAGGATGCCAACCAAGGTATGTTGGGGGGGCGCCGGTGTCGGGGCTGGTGGCGGGGGCGCCGGTGGGGTTGCTGGCGTAGGGGCTGTCACCGTTGGTAAATTGGGTAGGGTCACCGTGGGTGCGGCGGGGGCTTGATAGACGGGAACGTAAATCCGTTCTACCGTTGGGGCAGAGGCTGTGGGGCTGGAGCTAGAATTGCTGGCGATCGCCGGCGGTGAAGGGGTCGGGGTGGTGGCTTGTTGACTGAGGAGTTGCAGGGAGGTTTGCAGATACTCAGCAAAGGCCAT harbors:
- a CDS encoding TIGR04376 family protein codes for the protein MSFFRDLNAFLEQKLEDFIRANPQLELNLLLLELEDQERETQERLVGLQQEVNTCEQQILGLVSEIRRWRDRIQTAMAAQRPDLVELARQREAELRQRGEQLWTQRLNALNQIPVTQQLLQKIRDRRQEVMNRVPTASAPPPPPPPPPRITSDLNDPIEAEFRRLELQTALEELKRSMGL
- the aroA gene encoding 3-phosphoshikimate 1-carboxyvinyltransferase, with the translated sequence MAVIQITSNHTWQIQADGHPLRGTLQVPGDKSISHRALMLGAMAEGTTHIAGLLVGEDTCSTAACFRALGAEISDLNPTAVTVQGLGMGHLQEPADVLNAGNSGTTMRLLLGVLAAQTGRFFALTGDASLRSRPMARVVTPLLQMGAQIWGRQHHSRAPLAVLGQPLEPITYYSPIASAQVKSALLLAALHTEGTTIIREPHRSRDHSERMLQAFGACLSVDEATCTVSLEGPAVLKGQTVIVPGDISSAAFWLVAASITPDSELVLTNVGVNPTRTGILDVLWAMGAKITLENERLVTGEPVADLRVRSARLKGTRIGGELIPRLIDEIPILAVAAAFAEGVTEIRDAAELRVKESDRLKAVATELQKMGAQVTELSDGLDIQGGVPLQGTHLETYGDHRMAMSLAIAALNATGTSHIHNASAAAVSYPEFVTTLQQIA